The following proteins are encoded in a genomic region of Coffea eugenioides isolate CCC68of chromosome 6, Ceug_1.0, whole genome shotgun sequence:
- the LOC113774773 gene encoding 60S acidic ribosomal protein P2A-like, whose protein sequence is MKVVAAYLLAVLGGNTCPSAEHVTNILCSVGAEADEDKIELLLSQVNGKDITELIAAGREKLASVPAGGGGAVAVAAASAGGGSAAAAAPAAESKKEEKVEEKEESDEDMGFSLFD, encoded by the exons atgAAGGTGGTAGCAGCTTATTTGCTCGCTGTTTTGGGCGGCAACACCTGCCCCTCCGCTGAGCATGTCACCAATATCTTGTGCTCTG TTGGAGCTGAAGCTGATGAGGATAAGATTGAGCTCCTTTTGTCACAAGTCAATGGTAAGGATATCACAGAGCTTATTGCAGCTGGCCGTGAAAAGTTGGCATCCGTACCTGCTGGTGGTGGTGGGGCTGTTGCAGTAGCAGCTGCTTCTGCTGGTGGTGGTAGTGCAGCTGCTGCTGCCCCAGCTGCAGAGTCCAAGAAAGAGGAGAAGGTGGAAGAGAAAGAGGAATCTGATGAG GATATGGGCTTCAGTCTCTTTGACTGA